From Solwaraspora sp. WMMD1047, the proteins below share one genomic window:
- a CDS encoding geranylgeranyl reductase family protein: MTDPDVVVVGAGPAGLSAAYAAARAGARTLVLEKAEHPRYKTCGGGLIGTSVQALAGRIEVPAEDQVDRITFSRGGRREFTRGRRHRPLLAMVRRAEFDDRLRAAAVAAGAEIRQRVTVRAIDQDPDRVRLRLADGTTLVARVAVGAEGSTAPSSRHVGVTYDQVDLGLEVELPVDEPMSRQWRGRVLLDWGPIPGSYGWVFPKRDVLTVGVIAARGRGEETRRYLDAFVDRLGLGGLPPVHDSGHLTRCRSATSPLRHGRVLVAGDAAGLLEPLTREGISYALRSGALAGAAAAGGDLAGYPAAIEREFGASMRAGRRLLSVFSRRPGAFHALLATPPGWRMFAAFCQGRATFADAVERMPVRAALALLR; the protein is encoded by the coding sequence GTGACCGACCCCGATGTCGTCGTTGTCGGAGCCGGACCGGCCGGGCTCTCCGCCGCCTACGCGGCGGCCCGGGCCGGGGCGCGCACCCTCGTCCTGGAGAAGGCGGAACACCCGCGCTACAAGACCTGCGGGGGTGGCCTGATCGGCACCTCGGTACAGGCGCTGGCCGGCCGGATCGAGGTCCCGGCCGAGGACCAGGTGGACCGGATCACCTTCAGTCGGGGTGGGCGGCGCGAGTTCACCCGCGGTCGCCGGCACCGTCCGCTGCTGGCGATGGTGCGACGTGCGGAGTTCGACGACCGGCTGCGGGCCGCGGCCGTCGCCGCCGGCGCCGAGATCCGGCAGCGGGTCACCGTCCGCGCGATCGACCAGGACCCCGATCGGGTACGCCTGCGGCTGGCCGACGGCACGACGCTGGTGGCCCGGGTCGCTGTCGGCGCCGAGGGCTCCACAGCGCCCAGCTCCCGGCACGTCGGGGTGACCTACGACCAGGTGGATCTCGGGTTGGAGGTGGAGCTCCCGGTCGACGAGCCGATGTCGCGGCAGTGGCGCGGGCGGGTGCTGCTGGACTGGGGGCCGATCCCCGGCTCGTACGGCTGGGTCTTCCCGAAGCGGGACGTGCTCACCGTCGGGGTCATCGCCGCCCGCGGCCGGGGCGAGGAGACCCGCCGCTACCTGGACGCGTTCGTCGACCGGCTGGGGCTCGGCGGGCTGCCGCCGGTGCACGACTCCGGACACCTGACCCGCTGCCGGTCGGCGACCTCGCCGCTGCGGCACGGCCGGGTGCTGGTCGCCGGCGACGCCGCCGGCCTGCTGGAGCCGCTGACCCGGGAGGGGATCAGCTACGCGCTGCGCTCCGGGGCGCTGGCGGGCGCGGCGGCGGCCGGCGGCGACCTGGCCGGCTACCCGGCGGCGATCGAGCGGGAGTTCGGCGCGTCGATGCGGGCCGGCAGGCGGCTGCTGTCGGTCTTCTCCCGCCGGCCGGGCGCCTTCCACGCCCTGCTCGCCACGCCGCCCGGTTGGCGGATGTTCGCCGCCTTCTGCCAGGGTCGGGCCACCTTCGCCGACGCCGTGGAGCGGATGCCGGTCCGCGCGGCGCTGGCGCTCCTGCGCTGA
- the sthA gene encoding Si-specific NAD(P)(+) transhydrogenase: protein MHDYDLLIIGSGPGGQRAAFAAAKLGRRVAVVERANMVGGVCINTGTIPSKTLREAVLYLTGMNQREMYGQSYRLKDDITVADLADRTQHVIGREVDVIRSQFARNRVKLLTGTGRFDDPHTVVVTDAGGHESKVTADKIVIAVGTRPARPGSVDFDEKTIIDSDGILSLERVPRSMVVVGAGVIGIEYASMFAALGTKVTVVERRDRMLEFCDLEIVEALKYHLRDLAVTFRFGEAVASVERHARGAIAVLASGKRIAADTVMYSAGRQGLGGALDLERAGLSADERGRIKVDDRFRTAVPHIYAVGDVIGFPALASTSMEQGRLAAYDACGEPVRAMPENQPIGIYTIPEISFVGRTEDELTEASIPFEVGISRYRELARGQIIGDSYGMLKLLVSPETKQLLGVHIFGTGATELVHIGQAVMGCGGGVDYLVDAVFNFPTLAVAYKVAALDAVNKMRQVAQLHD from the coding sequence GTGCATGACTACGACCTCCTCATCATCGGTTCGGGTCCCGGCGGCCAACGGGCCGCCTTCGCGGCGGCGAAGCTCGGTCGGCGGGTCGCCGTCGTCGAGCGCGCGAACATGGTCGGCGGGGTCTGCATCAACACGGGGACGATTCCCTCGAAGACGCTGCGGGAGGCCGTCCTCTACCTCACCGGGATGAACCAGCGGGAGATGTACGGCCAGAGCTACCGGCTCAAGGACGACATCACGGTGGCCGATCTCGCCGACCGGACGCAGCACGTGATCGGCCGCGAGGTGGACGTGATCCGCAGCCAGTTCGCCCGCAACCGGGTGAAGCTGCTGACCGGTACCGGCCGGTTCGACGACCCGCACACCGTGGTCGTCACCGACGCCGGCGGGCACGAGTCGAAGGTGACCGCTGACAAGATCGTGATCGCGGTCGGCACCCGCCCGGCCCGGCCCGGCAGCGTCGACTTCGACGAGAAGACGATCATCGACTCGGACGGCATCCTCAGCCTGGAGCGGGTTCCGCGCTCGATGGTGGTGGTCGGCGCGGGCGTCATCGGCATCGAGTACGCCTCGATGTTCGCGGCCCTGGGCACCAAAGTGACGGTGGTGGAGCGGCGCGACCGGATGCTCGAGTTCTGCGACCTGGAGATCGTCGAGGCACTGAAATACCACCTGCGTGACCTGGCGGTGACGTTCCGGTTCGGCGAGGCGGTGGCGTCGGTGGAGCGGCACGCCCGGGGCGCGATCGCGGTGCTGGCCAGCGGGAAGCGGATCGCCGCCGACACCGTCATGTACTCGGCGGGTCGGCAGGGCCTCGGCGGCGCGCTGGACCTGGAGCGGGCCGGGCTGAGCGCGGACGAGCGGGGCCGGATCAAGGTGGATGACCGGTTCCGGACCGCGGTTCCGCACATCTACGCGGTCGGCGACGTGATCGGCTTTCCGGCCCTGGCGTCGACGTCGATGGAGCAGGGACGGCTGGCCGCGTACGACGCCTGCGGTGAACCGGTGCGGGCGATGCCGGAGAACCAGCCGATCGGCATCTACACGATCCCCGAGATCAGCTTCGTCGGCCGGACCGAGGACGAGCTCACCGAGGCCAGCATCCCGTTCGAGGTCGGCATCTCCCGCTACCGGGAGCTGGCCCGGGGCCAGATCATCGGCGACTCCTACGGCATGCTGAAGCTGCTCGTCTCGCCGGAGACCAAGCAGCTCCTCGGCGTCCACATCTTCGGCACCGGCGCCACCGAACTGGTGCATATCGGTCAGGCCGTGATGGGCTGCGGCGGCGGGGTGGACTACCTGGTCGACGCGGTCTTCAACTTCCCGACGCTGGCGGTCGCGTATAAGGTCGCGGCCCTCGACGCGGTGAACAAGATGCGCCAGGTCGCCCAGCTCCACGACTGA
- the tnpA gene encoding IS200/IS605 family transposase, which yields MVELQGVRTGRHCIFAMHVHLVFVTKFRHKVFADRHLTRMEAIMRDVCADFEAELVEFNGENNHVHLLVNFPPKVAVARLVNSLKGVSSRRLRQEFPDLVRHYYRANKLWSGSYFAGSVGGAPLSVIKQYIEQQNRPG from the coding sequence ATGGTCGAACTTCAAGGCGTCCGCACCGGCAGGCACTGCATTTTCGCGATGCATGTCCACTTGGTTTTCGTGACGAAGTTCCGGCACAAGGTGTTCGCCGACCGACACTTGACCCGGATGGAGGCGATCATGCGAGACGTGTGCGCCGACTTCGAAGCCGAACTGGTCGAGTTCAACGGCGAGAACAACCACGTCCACCTGCTGGTCAACTTCCCGCCCAAGGTCGCCGTGGCCAGGCTGGTCAACAGCCTCAAGGGGGTCTCCTCGCGCCGCTTGAGGCAGGAATTCCCCGACCTGGTGCGCCACTACTACCGGGCCAACAAGCTCTGGTCCGGCTCGTACTTTGCCGGGTCTGTCGGCGGCGCACCGCTGAGCGTCATCAAGCAGTACATCGAGCAGCAGAACCGTCCCGGTTAA
- a CDS encoding 5'-nucleotidase C-terminal domain-containing protein, whose product MTSSSVPPRPALPGSGSPVHDLTVLGSTDTHGFVYNWDYYRDAEYDDPAGNDVGLAKLATLIHRVRAERGDRPTLVLDAGDTIQGTPLTTYYARQEPITSTGQTHPVARAMNLIGYDAVVLGNHEFNYGLPLLEHWIRQLDCPALAANAVHHDSGEPAYQPYQMTRFAPGPGLPELVVGILGLTNPGTAIWDRAVVEGRLRFEDMVACAHRWVPVIRAAGAHVVLVSAHGGDSGASSYGPEMPNENPTAFIAEQVPGIDAILFGHAHQEVPQRFVTNRVTGDRVLLCEPSYWGQRLARIDLSLVTDGTGWRVAGARSALLNTNTVAEDPAVLAAVRPQHARTVDYVNRVVATSVVEMSAAESRYRDTPILSYVNEVQADAVRTALAGTAYGGLPVLSVTPPFRRTAVFPAGDVRIKDVAGLYIFDNTLEAVLLDGREVAAHLERSARYFRRFAPQEPVDPARISDPRVPDHNYDIMSGVDYDIDISRPVGDRITRLTHAGTDQPVVATDRFVVAVNSYRRAGGGNFPAVVRPAIHHDHREIRQLLIDWAQRRGKIDPADFYRQNWRLVRAGVPVF is encoded by the coding sequence ATGACCTCTTCCTCCGTCCCACCGCGTCCCGCCCTTCCCGGATCCGGCTCCCCGGTCCACGACCTGACGGTGCTGGGCAGCACCGACACCCACGGCTTCGTCTACAACTGGGACTACTACCGCGACGCCGAGTACGACGACCCGGCGGGCAACGACGTCGGGCTGGCCAAGCTGGCCACCCTCATCCACCGGGTCCGCGCCGAACGAGGCGACCGGCCCACCCTGGTCCTGGACGCGGGCGACACCATCCAGGGCACTCCACTCACGACGTACTACGCCAGGCAGGAGCCGATCACCAGCACCGGGCAGACCCACCCGGTCGCCCGGGCGATGAACCTCATCGGCTACGACGCGGTGGTGCTGGGCAATCACGAGTTCAACTACGGGCTGCCCCTGCTGGAGCACTGGATCCGGCAACTCGACTGCCCGGCCCTGGCCGCCAACGCCGTCCACCACGACAGCGGCGAGCCGGCCTACCAGCCGTACCAGATGACGCGGTTCGCGCCCGGACCGGGCCTGCCGGAGCTGGTGGTCGGCATCCTCGGTCTGACCAATCCGGGCACCGCCATCTGGGACCGGGCGGTGGTCGAGGGCCGGCTGCGGTTCGAGGACATGGTCGCCTGCGCACACCGGTGGGTGCCGGTGATCCGCGCGGCCGGCGCGCACGTCGTGCTGGTCAGTGCGCACGGTGGCGACAGCGGCGCGTCCAGCTACGGACCCGAGATGCCGAACGAGAATCCGACCGCGTTCATCGCCGAGCAGGTGCCCGGCATCGACGCGATCCTGTTCGGGCACGCGCACCAGGAGGTGCCGCAGCGGTTCGTCACCAACCGGGTGACCGGTGACCGGGTGCTGCTCTGCGAGCCGTCGTACTGGGGTCAGCGGCTGGCCCGGATCGACCTGTCCCTGGTGACCGACGGCACCGGCTGGCGGGTGGCGGGCGCCCGCTCCGCGCTGCTGAACACCAACACCGTCGCCGAGGACCCGGCGGTGTTGGCGGCGGTACGCCCCCAACACGCCAGGACCGTCGACTACGTCAACCGGGTGGTCGCCACGTCGGTGGTGGAGATGTCGGCGGCCGAGTCGCGGTACCGGGACACGCCGATCCTGAGCTACGTCAACGAGGTGCAGGCCGACGCGGTCCGCACGGCGCTGGCCGGCACCGCGTACGGCGGCCTGCCGGTGCTGTCGGTGACGCCGCCGTTCCGGCGCACCGCGGTCTTTCCGGCCGGCGACGTACGGATCAAGGACGTCGCCGGGCTCTACATCTTCGACAACACCCTGGAGGCGGTGCTGCTCGACGGTCGGGAGGTGGCCGCCCACCTGGAGCGGTCCGCCCGCTACTTCCGGCGGTTCGCGCCGCAGGAGCCGGTCGACCCGGCCCGGATCAGCGACCCGCGGGTGCCGGACCACAACTACGACATCATGTCCGGCGTCGACTACGACATCGACATCAGCCGGCCGGTCGGGGACCGGATCACCCGGCTGACCCACGCCGGTACGGACCAGCCGGTCGTTGCGACCGACCGGTTCGTGGTGGCCGTGAACAGCTACCGGCGGGCCGGCGGCGGCAACTTCCCGGCCGTGGTCCGGCCGGCGATCCACCACGACCACCGGGAGATCCGGCAGCTGCTGATCGACTGGGCGCAGCGCCGCGGCAAGATCGACCCGGCCGACTTCTACCGGCAGAACTGGCGGCTGGTCCGCGCCGGGGTGCCGGTCTTCTGA
- a CDS encoding MFS transporter, whose amino-acid sequence MPARPARPDPDRRRWHALAVGLVAAFMTLLDVSIVNVAVPSIGTALRAGPGDLQWILSGYALTFGLVLVPAGRFGDARGRRAVFITGLALFTLTSAAAGLATSAGWLIAARLVQGAAAGVVNPQVVGMIQQLFAGPERGRPFGLLGATIGVSTAVGPLLGGTLIHLGGSETGWRWVFYVNVPVGLAAIAFAWRWIPTGRAGAPDGGRQALDPVGVLLLGVGVVALLVPLVQARQWPGPGKWLLLPASLAALVGFVGWELRYRRRREPLFDLGLFRHRSYTLGSLVALLYFAGFTATFFTFTLFLQNGLGYSALQAGLGITPFAVGSAVTATLGGRLVNRYGRPLVAAGLAIVLVGLAATVVALHFVPGRGAALATAAPLLLAGLGSGLVITPNQNLTLAEVPVARAGSAAGMLQTGQRIGSAIGIAVVGSLFFAVLADTGNGWSRAFRDAVLLLMGFIALALTAALADGLASRRAARSGRPNRRR is encoded by the coding sequence GTGCCGGCCCGGCCCGCGCGGCCCGACCCCGACCGGCGGCGCTGGCACGCGCTGGCGGTGGGCCTGGTCGCCGCCTTCATGACACTGCTGGACGTGAGCATCGTCAACGTGGCGGTCCCGTCGATCGGGACGGCGCTGCGGGCCGGACCGGGCGACCTGCAGTGGATCCTCTCCGGATACGCGCTGACCTTCGGGCTGGTCCTCGTGCCGGCCGGCCGGTTCGGCGACGCCCGGGGCCGGCGGGCTGTCTTCATCACCGGCCTGGCGCTGTTCACCCTGACCAGCGCGGCCGCCGGGCTGGCCACCTCCGCCGGCTGGCTGATCGCCGCCCGGCTGGTCCAGGGCGCCGCCGCCGGGGTGGTCAACCCGCAGGTCGTCGGGATGATCCAGCAGCTGTTCGCGGGCCCCGAGCGGGGCCGGCCGTTCGGACTGCTGGGCGCCACCATCGGGGTCTCCACGGCGGTCGGTCCGCTGCTGGGCGGCACACTCATCCACCTCGGCGGCTCGGAAACCGGCTGGCGGTGGGTGTTCTACGTGAACGTGCCGGTCGGCCTGGCGGCGATCGCCTTCGCCTGGCGGTGGATCCCGACCGGTCGGGCCGGCGCCCCGGACGGCGGCCGGCAGGCACTCGACCCGGTCGGCGTACTGCTGCTCGGGGTCGGCGTCGTCGCGCTGCTGGTGCCGCTGGTGCAGGCCCGGCAGTGGCCGGGACCGGGCAAGTGGCTGCTGCTGCCGGCCAGCCTCGCCGCGCTGGTCGGCTTCGTCGGGTGGGAGTTGCGGTACCGGCGGCGCCGGGAGCCGCTGTTCGACCTCGGGCTGTTCCGGCACCGGTCGTACACACTCGGCTCGCTTGTCGCGCTGCTCTACTTCGCCGGCTTCACGGCAACGTTCTTCACCTTCACGCTCTTCCTGCAGAACGGCCTCGGCTACAGCGCGCTGCAGGCCGGGCTGGGGATCACCCCGTTCGCGGTCGGCTCGGCCGTCACCGCCACCCTCGGCGGCCGGCTCGTCAACCGGTACGGCCGACCGCTGGTCGCCGCCGGGCTGGCCATCGTGCTGGTCGGGCTCGCCGCGACGGTGGTGGCCCTGCATTTCGTTCCTGGCCGGGGGGCCGCGCTGGCCACGGCGGCGCCGCTGCTGCTGGCGGGGCTGGGCAGCGGCCTGGTGATCACACCGAACCAGAACCTCACCCTCGCCGAGGTACCGGTCGCGCGGGCCGGCAGCGCCGCCGGCATGCTGCAGACCGGGCAACGGATCGGCTCGGCGATCGGCATCGCGGTGGTCGGGTCGCTCTTCTTCGCGGTCCTGGCGGATACCGGAAACGGCTGGTCGAGGGCGTTCCGGGACGCCGTGCTGTTGCTGATGGGGTTCATCGCGCTGGCTCTGACCGCCGCGCTCGCCGACGGCCTGGCCAGCCGCCGGGCCGCCCGTTCCGGCAGACCGAACCGGAGGCGTTGA
- a CDS encoding transposase → MLIVQLRYNYRITPDAAQRTALAQAFGCARVVFNDGLRLRQQAREAGEKYISDGDLSKLVITAAKASEDRAWLGEVSAVVLQQALADLNTAYRNFFNSLSGKRRGRKVAPPRYRSRKDNRQAIRFTNNSRFKVCDNGRLRLPKIGDIPVRWSRSLPSDPTSVTVIKDTAGRYFASFVVRIGEDETLPPVDSEIGIDLGLTHFAVMSDGTKVTAPKFLRRAARKLKRLQQALSRKQKGSNRREKAVIEVARAHARVADTRRDWQHKLTTAIIRENQAVYVEDLCVVGLGRTRLAKSVHDAGWASFTGMLEYKAARYGRAFARVDRFFPSTRMCCDCGRITDQMALNVREWDCPCGSHHDRDINAAINIKAAGQADFNDRGAHVRPGLVPAARKEAVTHPDAACSTRSVEGISVL, encoded by the coding sequence GTGCTGATCGTGCAGCTCCGTTACAACTACCGGATCACCCCGGACGCCGCCCAGCGCACCGCGCTGGCGCAGGCGTTCGGGTGTGCCCGGGTGGTTTTCAACGACGGACTCAGGCTGCGTCAGCAGGCCCGCGAGGCGGGCGAGAAGTACATCTCCGACGGCGACCTGTCGAAGTTGGTCATCACAGCGGCCAAGGCCAGCGAGGACCGGGCCTGGCTGGGCGAGGTGTCGGCCGTGGTGTTGCAGCAGGCCCTCGCCGATCTGAACACCGCGTACCGCAACTTCTTCAACTCGCTGTCCGGCAAACGCCGGGGCCGCAAGGTGGCCCCGCCCCGGTACCGGTCCCGCAAGGACAACCGGCAGGCGATCCGGTTCACGAACAACTCCCGGTTCAAGGTCTGCGACAACGGCCGCCTGCGGCTGCCGAAGATCGGCGACATTCCGGTGCGCTGGTCGCGCAGCCTGCCGTCGGATCCCACCTCGGTCACCGTGATCAAGGACACAGCAGGCCGGTACTTCGCCTCGTTCGTCGTGCGGATCGGCGAGGACGAGACGCTGCCGCCGGTCGACTCCGAGATCGGCATCGATCTGGGCCTGACCCACTTCGCGGTCATGTCCGACGGGACGAAGGTGACCGCACCGAAGTTCCTGCGCCGCGCGGCCCGCAAGCTCAAGCGGTTGCAGCAGGCCCTCTCACGCAAGCAGAAGGGCAGCAACCGCCGCGAGAAAGCCGTGATCGAGGTGGCCCGCGCTCACGCGCGGGTAGCCGACACCCGGCGGGACTGGCAGCACAAACTGACCACGGCGATCATCCGCGAGAACCAAGCGGTGTACGTCGAGGACCTGTGCGTGGTCGGTCTCGGCCGGACCCGGCTCGCGAAGTCCGTGCACGACGCGGGCTGGGCCAGTTTCACCGGCATGCTGGAGTACAAGGCCGCGCGGTACGGGCGCGCGTTCGCCCGGGTGGACCGGTTCTTCCCGTCCACCCGGATGTGCTGCGACTGCGGCCGGATCACCGACCAGATGGCGCTGAACGTCCGGGAGTGGGACTGCCCGTGCGGCAGTCACCACGACCGGGACATCAACGCCGCCATCAACATCAAGGCCGCCGGGCAGGCGGACTTCAACGACCGTGGAGCGCACGTAAGACCGGGACTCGTCCCGGCGGCGCGCAAGGAAGCGGTAACCCACCCAGACGCCGCGTGTTCCACGCGCAGCGTGGAGGGAATCTCCGTCCTTTAG